A single Ziziphus jujuba cultivar Dongzao chromosome 11, ASM3175591v1 DNA region contains:
- the LOC107409914 gene encoding DNA-binding protein S1FA produces MDKDSTFDRLDDAIKDAEVKGFNPGLIVLLLVAGILLAFLVGNYILYSYAQKTLPPRKKKPVSKKKLKRERLKQGVSAPGE; encoded by the exons ATGGACAAAGATAGCACGTTCGATCGCCTG GATGATGCGATCAAGGATGCTGAAGTGAAAGGGTTTAATCCTGGGCTGATTGTGTTGCTTCTTGTTGCTGGGATACTACTAGCTTTCCTGGTTGGGAATTATATACTCTACTCATATGCGCAGAAGACTCTCCCCCCACGAAAAAAGAAGCCAGTCTCCAAGAAGAAGTTGAAAAGAGAGAGACTGAAACAAGGCGTATCTGCACCAGGAGAATAG
- the LOC107409868 gene encoding cell number regulator 8 — protein MASLTDNNNNQEESSPLLEKQVERAESNVAKPVKAFPDTQAPVKSPAPEHNGAAIYGWTADGLPLVHGSVVGEPIQRTQWNSALCACLGRNDHFCSSDLEVCLLGSLAPCLLYGSNVERLESSPGTFANHCLPYTGLYLVGNFFFGGNFLAPWFSYSNRSAMRRKFNLEGSCEALNRSCGCCGSCVEDEVQLEQCESVCDLATHIFCHKCALCQEGRELRRRMPHPGFNAQPVLVMIPPGEQVMGRGA, from the exons ATGGCGAGCCTCactgacaacaacaacaaccaagaGGAATCAAGCCCTCTTCTGGAAAAGCAAGTCGAACGGGCTGAGAGCAATGTCGCCAAGCCCGTCAAGGCTTTTCCGGATACTCAAGCTCCGGTTAAATCTCCGGCACCTGAACACAATGGGGCCGCGATTTATGGTTGGACCGCAGATGGTTTGCCTCTGGTACACGGGAGCGTGGTGGGTGAGCCAATTCAACGGACACAGTGGAACTCTGCGCTCTGCGCTTGTCTCGGTCGCAACGATCACTTCTGTAGCAGCGATCTTGAAGTTT GTCTTCTTGGAAGCTTGGCTCCTTGTTTATTGTATGGAAGCAATGTCGAGCGTCTTGAATCAAGTCCTGGGACTTTTGCAAATCACTGTTTGCCTTACACTGGTCTATATCTTgttggaaatttcttttttggtggGAATTTTCTTGCTCCATGGTTTTCATATTCTAATCGCAGTGCTATGCGCAGGAAGTTTAACCTAGAG GGCAGTTGCGAAGCACTTAACAGGTCGTGTGGGTGCTGTGGAAGCTGTGTGGAAGATGAGGTGCAACTTGAACAGTGTGAATCAGTCTGTGACTTGGCAACTCATATATTCTGCCACAAATGTGCCCTTTGCCAGGAAGGTCGTGAGCTCCGTCGCAGGATGCCTCATCCCGGCTTCAATGCTCAACCAGTTTTAGTTATGATACCTCCTGGAGAGCAGGTAATGGGCCGTGGAGCCTGA